From a single Rosa rugosa chromosome 7, drRosRugo1.1, whole genome shotgun sequence genomic region:
- the LOC133722726 gene encoding zinc finger CCCH domain-containing protein 19-like — translation MKKNQRSTNKDHMDDYSESEDWCFICKDGGVLILCDHEGCSKAYHPRCVGKKISFLKKQKRWICSHHSCSACGVAAPGTKILSCLLCTFAVCGSCCKSSDANSEFAVVRGKEKLGLCNDCLGIVRLAEENGQYGVDGKKLGFEDPETFEYGFKECWEIIKEKEGLTLDDLYFPYSKGVTDSHDSKDTETHKSTLGKRKAEAEICEDNEDEFGSDDLAASNHKKQKLVSSSEHMTSESDLHEENNSEEKEEMIPSPTRNDESEWRFASIVASNMKLVYLRRSLVEELISKQPDSWERKLVGSYVRVENEPEDYFQIKSSYQLSQVKGIIRNHNNGEEILLHLLTREVPISMLSDCDFTEEDCEDLQERVKIDLMRRPTVVEIEQKARELHEDITKDWIERELVRLQKCIHHEKNQHGWISRELCEYLKQRNMLKQPSEQERLRKEVPQVIAEDLDSSNL, via the coding sequence ATGAAGAAGAATCAGAGATCAACGAACAAAGATCACATGGATGATTATTCAGAGTCAGAGGATTGGTGCTTCATCTGCAAAGACGGTGGGGTTCTAATTCTATGCGACCACGAGGGCTGCTCCAAAGCCTATCACCCTCGCTGCGTTGGAAAGAAGATATCTTTCCTCAAGAAACAAAAGCGCTGGATTTGTAGTCACCACTCCTGCTCAGCGTGCGGTGTTGCCGCCCCTGGAACTAAGATCCTCTCTTGCCTTCTTTGCACTTTTGCAGTGTGTGGTAGTTGCTGCAAAAGCAGCGATGCTAATTCGGAGTTTGCAGTGGTGAGAGGGAAGGAGAAACTTGGCCTTTGCAATGACTGCTTAGGGATTGTTAGGCTTGCAGAAGAAAATGGACAGTATGGAGTAGATGGAAAGAAATTAGGCTTCGAGGATCCGGAAACATTTGAATACGGATTCAAAGAATGTTGGGAAATCATCAAGGAAAAGGAGGGCTTGACCTTGGATGATCTCTACTTCCCATATTCCAAAGGGGTAACAGATAGTCATGACAGTAAAGACACAGAAACTCACAAGTCAACATTGGGCAAACGGAAGGCAGAAGCCGAAATTTGTGAGGATAACGAAGATGAATTTGGTAGTGACGATCTTGCTGCAAGCAACCACAAGAAGCAAAAATTAGTGAGCTCATCAGAGCATATGACATCAGAATCTGATTTGCATGAGGAAAATAACTCCGAGGAAAAGGAGGAAATGATTCCTAGTCCGACTAGGAATGACGAATCAGAGTGGCGCTTTGCATCTATAGTTGCTAGTAATATGAAGCTTGTCTACTTGAGAAGGAGCTTAGTGGAGGAGCTGATATCCAAGCAGCCTGATAGTTGGGAAAGAAAACTAGTTGGAAGTTATGTGAGAGTGGAAAATGAACCCGAGGACTATTTTCAGATAAAATCTTCTTACCAACTTTCACAAGTGAAAGGCATAATTAGGAACCACAACAATGGAGAAGAAATTCTCCTGCATCTGCTAACAAGAGAGGTTCCAATTTCTATGCTATCGGATTGTGACTTCACTGAGGAAGATTGTGAAGATTTGCAAGAAAGGGTGAAAATTGACCTGATGAGGAGACCGACGGTTGTTGAAATTGAACAAAAAGCAAGAGAGCTGCATGAAGATATAACTAAGGATTGGATTGAGAGAGAGTTGGTCCGGTTACAGAAATGCATTCATCACGAGAAAAATCAGCATGGATGGATCAGCAGAGAGTTATGTGAGTATTTGAAACAAAGAAATATGCTAAAGCAACCATCTGAGCAGGAAAGACTCCGAAAAGAGGTGCCACAAGTCATTGCAGAGGACTTGGACTCCAGCAATTTATGA
- the LOC133723364 gene encoding polygalacturonase At1g48100-like yields MLINFVLTQIFNFFFCFLFLPIHGRLHYTSSLSLSQISVPPSPAPTAAVIPSYNGSSALGTTVFNVRTFGAVGNGVTDDTKAFKMAWDSACQTEDSEVLVPKGHSFMLQSTIFTGPCKSGLKLQIDGTLVPPNGPDSWPKNISKRQWLVFYRINGMSMQGGGVIDGRGEKWWNLPCKPHKGINGTTMPGPCDSPAAVRFFMCSNLKLQGLKIKNSPQFHFKFDNCQNVLIESLTINSPALSPNTDGIHIQNTNNVKIYNSLVSNGDDCVSIGTGSYNIEIRNITCGPSHGISIGSLGIGNSRACVSNITVRDSIIKHSDNGVRIKTWQGGSGSVSSITFHNIHMDTVRNPIVLDQYYCLTKHCPNQTSAVHISNILYTNIRGTYDVRSPPMHFACSDSVPCTNLTLSEVELLPATKGRLVSSPLCWSAYGTMQTITVPPVLCLLGGIPELLPQNDNDGC; encoded by the exons ATGCTGATCAACTTTGTTCTTACTCAAattttcaacttctttttttgtttcttatttctTCCAATACACGGCAGACTTCACTACACTTCTTCGCTTTCACTGTCTCAAATTTCAGTGCCTCCTTCTCCTGCACCCACGGCTGCTGTTATCCCGAGTTACAATGGTAGTTCTGCTCTTGGTACCACTGTTTTCAATGTGAGAACTTTTGGTGCAGTTGGGAATGGTGTTACTGATGATACAAAAGCATTTAAAATGGCTTGGGACAGTGCTTGTCAAACTGAAGATTCGGAAGTTCTTGTTCCAAAAGGGCATTCCTTTATGTTACAGTCTACAATATTCACAGGGCCGTGTAAATCTGGCCTCAAATTGCAG ATTGATGGGACATTAGTGCCGCCAAATGGACCGGATTCATGGCCGAAAAATATTAGTAAGAGACAGTGGTTGGTTTTCTACAGAATCAATGGAATGTCAATGCAAGGAGGTGGTGTAATAGATGGTAGAGGAGAGAAATGGTGGAATCTTCCTTGTAAACCCCACAAA GGAATCAATGGAACAACAATGCCTGGACCTTGTGATAGCCCGGCT GCTGTAAGGTTCTTCATGTGCTCAAATCTGAAACTGCAAGGACTCAAAATCAAGAATAGCCCCCAGTTTCACTTCAAGTTTGATAATTGTCAAAACGTTCTCATAGAATCACTTACCATAAATTCACCTGCTCTAAGTCCCAACACAGACGGAATTCACATACAGAacacaaataatgtgaaaatatACAATTCACTCGTATCCAATG GTGATGATTGTGTATCAATTGGGACTGGTTCTTATAATATAGAAATTAGGAATATTACTTGTGGTCCAAGTCATGGAATAAG CATTGGCAGTCTTGGAATTGGCAATTCCCGAGCATGTGTTTCGAATATCACAGTTAGAGACTCGATCATCAAGCACTCTGACAATGGGGTTCGGATCAAAACATGGCAAGGGGGATCAGGATCTGTGTCAAGCATAACATTCCACAACATTCACATGGACACCGTACGAAACCCCATTGTGCTAGACCAATATTACTGCCTCACCAAGCATTGCCCTAACCAAACCTCTGCAGTTCACATATCAAATATCTTGTACACCAACATAAGGGGTACTTATGATGTGCGAAGCCCGCCTATGCATTTCGCTTGCAGTGACTCAGTGCCTTGCACAAACCTCACTCTCTCTGAAGTGGAATTGCTCCCTGCTACAAAAGGACGCTTGGTGTCGAGCCCGCTTTGCTGGAGTGCTTATGGAACTATGCAGACAATTACCGTTCCACCAGTTTTGTGCTTGTTAGGGGGCATCCCGGAACTGTTGCCCCAGAATGATAATGATGGGTGTTAA